Proteins from one Gossypium raimondii isolate GPD5lz chromosome 8, ASM2569854v1, whole genome shotgun sequence genomic window:
- the LOC105793496 gene encoding uncharacterized protein LOC105793496, which yields MENGGILLEKRVIDIYETNKPKPPTTRLQKHAPAPLQLSQMKPNTTVIEKGATPIPLLTPLASSPSPFSETQESVFPIDDHMEPVVQAPMGTAIGWRNLPVGSGYAEPSTLFFLFQNKFLLVNDAQ from the coding sequence atGGAAAACGGTGGGATCTTACTTGAGAAACGAGTTATCGACATTTACGAAACCAATAAGCCGAAACCGCCCACCACCAGGCTTCAAAAGCATGCCCCGGCACCTCTTCAGCTCAGTCAGATGAAGCCCAACACCACTGTTATCGAAAAAGGGGCAACACCAAtcccattgcttacaccgttggCTTCTTCGCCGAGTCCGTTTTCGGAGACGCAAGAATCCGTGTTTCCGATCGATGATCACATGGAACCTGTGGTACAAGCACCGATGGGGACCGCGATCGGGTGGCGAAATCTTCCAGTCGGATCGGGATACGCAGAACCTTCCACATTGttctttttgtttcaaaataaatttctcctTGTCAATGATGCACAgtga
- the LOC105789987 gene encoding probable sugar phosphate/phosphate translocator At3g11320, protein MRSLFTIGLIASWYASNIGVLLLNKFLLSNYGFKYPIFLTLCHMMACSLLSYIAIEWLKIAPMQRVKSRLQMMKISALGFIFCLSVVGGNISLRYLPVSFNQAVGATTPFFTAVFAVVMTSKREGWITYVTLVPVVAGVIIASGGEPLFHLFGFMMCIGATAARALKSVLQGLLLSSEGEKLNSMNLLMYMAPVAVMALFPAALYMERGVVGITIALARDDWKFLIYLLFNSALAYFVNLANFLVTKHTSPLTLQVLGNAKGAVAVVISILIFKNPVSITGMLGYSLTVAGVILYAEAKKRSM, encoded by the exons atgAGAAGTTTATTTACGATCGGTTTAATAGCATCATGGTACGCCTCGAACATTGGGGTTTTGTTATTGAACAAGTTCTTGTTAAGTAATTATgggttcaagtacccaattttCCTCACCTTGTGCCATATGATGGCTTGTTCGTTGCTGAGTTATATTGCTATTGAATGGCTGAAAATAGCTCCGATGCAAAGGGTGAAGTCACGGTTGCAGATGATGAAGATATCAGCTTTGGGGTTCATCTTTTGTTTGTCGGTCGTCGGCGGGAATATTTCGCTTAGGTACCTTCCTGTGTCGTTTAATCAAGCTGTTGGTGCTACTACGCCGTTTTTCACGGCGGTTTTTGCGGTGGTTATGACTTCTAAAAGGGAAGGTTGGATTACGTATGTTACACTCGTGCCTGTTGTCGCTGGTGTTATCATTGCCAGTGGG GGAGAACCATTGTTTCATCTGTTTGGATTTATGATGTGTATTGGTGCCACAGCAGCAAGAGCTCTTAAATCAGTGCTTCAAGGCCTTTTGCTGTCTTCTGAAGG GGAAAAGCTCAACTCCATGAACCTATTAATGTACATGGCACCTGTAGCTGTCATGGCCCTTTTCCCAGCAGCTCTTTACATGGAAAGAGGTGTAGTTGGCATCACCATTGCACTTGCAAGAGATGATTGGAAGTTCTTAATATATCTCCTCTTCAATTCAGCACTTGCTTATTTTGTCAACTTGGCCAATTTCTTGGTCACCAAGCATACCAGTCCCTTGACTCTCCAG GTGTTGGGAAACGCGAAAGGGGCGGTGGCCGTGGTTATATCGATCTTGATATTCAAAAATCCAGTATCAATTACCGGGATGCTTGGATACTCACTCACAGTGGCAGGGGTTATTCTTTATGCTGAAGCTAAAAAACGCAGTATGTAA
- the LOC105789986 gene encoding 17.3 kDa class I heat shock protein: protein MSLIPSFFGNRRSNNVFDPFSLDLWDPLKDFPVSTRSPETSAFVDARIDWRETPEAHVFKADVPGLKKEEVKVEVEDDRVLQISGERNVEKEDKNDTWHRLERSSGKFMRRFRLPENVKMDQVKASMENGVLTVTVPKMEVKKPDVKAIDISG, encoded by the coding sequence atgtctttgATTCCAAGCTTCTTCGGCAACAGACGCAGCAACAACGTGTTCGACCCATTCTCTCTCGACCTCTGGGACCCACTCAAGGACTTCCCCGTCTCAACACGGTCACCGGAAACATCTGCCTTCGTCGACGCTCGGATTGACTGGAGGGAAACGCCGGAAGCTCACGTGTTCAAAGCCGATGTGCCGGGGCTTAAGAAAGAAGAAGTGAAAGTAGAGGTAGAAGATGACAGGGTGTTACAGATAAGTGGAGAAAGGAACGTGGAGAAAGAAGATAAGAACGATACGTGGCACCGCCTTGAACGGAGCAGCGGCAAGTTTATGAGGAGGTTCAGGTTGCCGGAAAATGTTAAGATGGATCAAGTTAAGGCTTCAATGGAAAATGGGGTGCTGACCGTGACTGTTCCGAAAATGGAAGTTAAAAAGCCTGATGTCAAGGCTATTGACATTtctggttaa
- the LOC105789982 gene encoding histone H4 yields MSGRGKGGKGLGKGGAKRHRKVLRDNIQGITKPAIRRLARRGGVKRISGLIYEETRGVLKIFLENVIRDAVTYTEHARRKTVTAMDVVYALKRQGRTLYGFGG; encoded by the coding sequence ATGTCAGGAAGAGGAAAGGGTGGCAAGGGTCTTGGCAAGGGAGGAGCTAAGCGCCACCGTAAGGTCCTCCGCGACAACATCCAGGGCATCACAAAGCCGGCAATTCGACGCCTTGCCCGTAGGGGAGGAGTGAAGCGTATCAGCGGCTTAATCTACGAGGAAACCCGTGGAGTTCTCAAGATCTTCTTGGAGAACGTCATTCGCGATGCGGTCACATACACCGAACACGCCAGGAGAAAGACGGTGACTGCCATGGATGTGGTTTATGCACTGAAGAGGCAGGGTAGGACTTTGTATGGATTTGGCGGTTAG
- the LOC105789983 gene encoding DNA-directed RNA polymerase II subunit RPB7, with translation MFFHIVLERNMQLHPRHFGRNLRENLVSKLMKDVEGTCSGRHGFVVAITGIENVGKGLIRDGTGFVTFPVKYQCVVFRPFKGEILEAAVTMVNKMGFFAETGPVQIFVSNHLIPDDMEFQSGDMPNYTTSDGSVKIQKDSEVRLKIIGTRVDATEIFCIGTIKDDFLGVINDPTTA, from the exons atgtTTTTTCACATAGTATTAGAGAGGAACATGCAATTGCATCCACGCCACTTCGGTCGTAACCTACGGGAAAACCTCGTATCCAAGCTCATGAAAGATGTCGAGGGCACTTGCAG TGGTAGACATGGTTTTGTGGTGGCAATAACGGGTATCGAAAACGTTGGGAAAGGTTTGATTCGAGATGGGACCGGGTTTGTGACATTCCCTGTGAAGTATCAATGTGTTGTTTTCAGACCATTTAAAGGGGAAATCTTGGAAGCTGCTGTTACTATGGTGAACAag ATGGGGTTCTTTGCCGAAACCGGGCCTGTTCAAATTTTTGTTTCGAACCAT TTGATTCCGGATGATATGGAGTTCCAATCCGGAGATATGCCAAATTATACTACATCTGATGGATCG GTTAAGATTCAAAAGGACAGTGAAGTTCGCTTGAAGATAATTGGAACTCGAGTAGATGCTACTGAAATA TTTTGTATTGGAACCATAAAGGATGATTTCTTGGGTGTGATTAATGATCCGACAACAGCTTAA
- the LOC105789985 gene encoding ras-related protein Rab11C, which yields MAHRVDHEYDYLFKIVLIGDSGVGKSNILSRFTRNEFCLESKSTIGVEFATRTVQVEGKTVKAQIWDTAGQERYRAITSAYYRGAVGALLVYDITKRQTFDNVQRWLRELRDHADSNIVLMMAGNKSDLNHLRSVSEEDGHALAEKEGLSFLETSALEATNIEKAFQTILNEIYHIVSKKALAAQEAAASASIPGQGTTINVGDESGNTKTACCST from the exons ATGGCGCATAGAGTAGATCACGAGTACGATTACCTTTTCAAGATCGTGTTGATCGGCGATTCTGGAGTTGGAAAATCGAATATTCTCTCTAGGTTCACGAGAAACGAGTTTTGTTTGGAATCTAAATCCACTATCGGCGTCGAGTTCGCTACGAGAACTGTCCAG GTGGAGGGAAAGACTGTCAAAGCACAGATATGGGATACGGCTGGTCAAGAGAGGTATCGAGCTATCACTAGTGCTTACTACAGAGGAGCTGTTGGTGCACTTCTTGTCTATGACATAACCAAGAGGCAAACCTTTGATAATGTCCAGAGGTGGCTACGTGAATTAAGGGACCATGCGGATTCCAACATCGTCCTCATGATGGCCGGTAACAAGTCCGACTTGAACCATCTTAGATCCGTTTCCGAAGAAGACGGTCATGCTCTGGCCGAGAAGGAAGGGCTTTCTTTCCTCGAAACATCGGCATTGGAAGCCACCAACATCGAGAAAGCATTCCAAACCATATTGAACGAGATCTATCATATTGTAAGCAAAAAGGCATTGGCGGCACAGGAAGCCGCTGCTAGTGCCTCGATTCCTGGTCAAGGAACCACTATTAACGTGGGTGATGAATCGGGGAACACTAAGACAGCATGCTGTTCTACTTAA